ATGTTTCCAAAGGTGTCGGCCAGCGGCGGTCCACCTCAACTACTTGAGCCAAGTCGTTTTCTGAGAGAAGTACCGGAGCACCTTTACGAAATGTTGCGGGTGCGCACGGGCTGGTGAATTTTTGCTTTTGGCCTTCATCATGCGCCCTAGCTGGCTTCGGGCGTATCGACTTCGGTTTCATTGAGGGCCTTGCGTGCGATCTTTGTGATGTAGATGGTGGCCACAATTGTCGCAATCAAACCAATGGCGTAGATAATATATTGCCCGGTTGTTGTTCCTGTATCCTCGCCCGTTGCGGCTTCAAGTCCAGCTTTACCAATTGCTCCAAGGTAGACATATAGAATGGTGCCGGGAAGCATTCCGATCCAACTGGCCAAAACATAGTGCCAGAACTTAACGGCGGTCAGTCCATAGAGATAATTACTAATGTTGAATGGTATCACGGGGCTGAGCCTCAGAAGGAAAACAATTTTTCCACCTTGCTTGCCGATCGCCTTGTCGATTGATTTGAACTTCGCAT
The Rubellicoccus peritrichatus DNA segment above includes these coding regions:
- a CDS encoding TVP38/TMEM64 family protein translates to MKIAIGVLAIIVLIIGSRFLPVNEWLESFNVWLESLGWAGWFIYILVYIAATVLFLPGSVITLAAGFLFGVVWGTAAVSIGSVVGASLAFLISRHLARDQFAAKLESNAKFKSIDKAIGKQGGKIVFLLRLSPVIPFNISNYLYGLTAVKFWHYVLASWIGMLPGTILYVYLGAIGKAGLEAATGEDTGTTTGQYIIYAIGLIATIVATIYITKIARKALNETEVDTPEAS